In Crassostrea angulata isolate pt1a10 chromosome 6, ASM2561291v2, whole genome shotgun sequence, a genomic segment contains:
- the LOC128190495 gene encoding translocation protein SEC62-like isoform X2 has product MADKRKKLKKIDQENEKPTKEEYAIAKHLRFNCPVKDAKFVPMQNMVKCFYGNQAINTLLDSKWAKSTKSDIQFTDRKSCVYFLERLMVKGLFHRATKIERSKKDKDKLKKKKKDEEIEDDKEKKNKKDTKKIKDKDAKDSDADKPDTSDEKKVDEKEKKKDEPKKEEKKKKEKKLRLNMADEQRFIDAEEIYVWIYDPVPMSTFLIGLLMVLGAALLCVFPLWPDWLRVAVYYVSLVGASFVGFILFLAVVRGCLFCVLWLLTLGKVHLWILPNLTEDVGFFDSFKPLYTYKFITKEDKENEKKKKEEKQKKKKKQEQEANDSESEVNDKNEDQGEGQEEEGGEEEQNGDQEFELVDREDLEEEQEEEDEEEQGEEGEETEEGEGNVTEEEDKKTK; this is encoded by the exons ATGGCTGACAAAaggaaaaaattgaagaaaattgaTCAA GAAAATGAGAAGCCAACAAAAGAAGAGTATGCAATCGCCAAACACCTGAGATTCAATTGTCCAGTCAAAGATGCCAAGTTCGTTCCCATGCAGAATATGGTCAAATGTTTCTATG GAAATCAAGCCATAAACACTTTGCTGGATTCTAAATGGGCAAAATCTACCAAGAGTGATATCCAATTCACAGACAGAAAATCATGTGTTTATTTTCTAGAAAG GTTGATGGTGAAAGGTCTCTTCCATCGAGCCACAAAAATTGAACGAAGCAAAAAAGACAAAGACAagttaaagaagaaaaagaaagatgaaGAAATAGAAGATGACAAG GAAAAGAAGAACAAAAAAGACACTAAGAAGATCAAGGACAAAGATGCTAAAGATTCTGATGCTGATAAACCAGACACTTCAGATGAGAAAAAG GtagatgaaaaagaaaaaaagaaggatgaaccaaagaaagaagaaaagaagaagaaagaaaagaaactgAGATTGAACATGGCAGATGAACAGCGGTTTATTGATGCAGAAGAG ATATATGTGTGGATTTACGACCCTGTGCCAATGTCTACATTTCTTATAGGGCTCCTTATGG TGCTTGGTGCTGCTTTACTGTGTGTGTTCCCCCTGTGGCCCGACTGGCTGAGAGTGGCCGTTTACTACGTCAGTTTAGTGGGAGCCAGTTTTGTTGGGTTTATTCTATTCTTGGCTGttg TTCGAGGATGCCTGTTTTGTGTTCTGTGGTTACTGACTCTGGGCAAAGTGCATTTATGGATTCTCCCTAATCTAACAGAGGATGTGGGATTCTTTGATTCATTCAAGCCATTATATACATACAAATTCATTACCAAGGaagataaagaaaatgaaaaaaagaagaaagaagaaaagcaaaaaaagaagaagaagcaGGAGCAAGAGGCCAATGACTCGGAGAGTGAGGTCAACGATAAAAACGAGGACCAAGGTGAAGGTCAGGAGGAGGAGGGAGGGGAGGAGGAGCAGAACGGGGATCAGGAGTTTGAATTGGTTGACAGAGAGGACCTAGAGGAGGAGCAAGAAGAGGAAGATGAGGAGGAGCAGGGGGAAGAAGGGGAGGAAACTGAAGAAGGGGAGGGAAATGTGACAGAGGAGGAGGACAAGAAGACAAAGTGA
- the LOC128190549 gene encoding dnaJ homolog subfamily C member 11-like: MAASMDDDDGFQADDLYVLLNVDKKATNQEISKAYRRMSKIFHPDRHHDPVKKKQADVFFNKIKNAYEILSDPNKREIYNRYGMEGLNVQGLEIITRTKSPAEIIAELDRLKYEEEQRRLQRTSPAGEIEVRINATNVFGGYADYEEYDSEYQDDLNYVEITEIRFSQSVEYPLTAKDTTIIGGTVSSKNGIGSGNFLVGYRRQTSDKGWLQGNMGFGSGMTFALQGYRQLTKRCYGKCSTFFGTDETMRRQTMGLSFLISNQFDSHFRGEMALIVAAKPSLRTTIHYDNGKNRAIFTVQVGKSNYAKAVYSRSFETHISNMDFEVIGGSIGWFFAYGVRMKISEFSTIHAKLKITNNGGVSLDIGARRGRQSYFFPILLSEQVLPSSIFYGTFLPTVAYLAVKKLIVDPYVKRKESEDLKKKQERDSDELQQKKKDAEAAVELMQRTVEKSLEQETNRNGLIILKALYGRLVTQDGELVESECIDVKVPLQAQVTDSQLIILESNTKSDLPGFYDPCPGQEKSLYIRYNFRNRPHQVTYEDKDPIRLPLQRHVMQDEKDESFAHQ, encoded by the exons ATGGCGGCTTCCATGGATGATGATGATGGGTTTCAAGCGGACGATCTTTATGTATTGCTGAATGTGGATAAAAAG GCAACAAACCAAGAGATCAGCAAAGCGTACCGACGAATGAGTAAAATATTTCACCCTGACAGACATCACGACCCAGTAAAAAAGAAGCAAGCTGACGTGTTCTTCAACAAGATTAAGAATGCTTATGAAA TATTAAGTGATCCTAACAAGAGAGAGATATACAATCGTTATGGAATGGAAGGACTCAATGTACAGGGGCTTGAG ATCATTACTCGGACTAAGTCTCCTGCGGAAATAATTGCCGAGTTGGATCGCTTGAAGTATGAGGAGGAGCAGCGCAGGCTACAGAGGACCAGTCCAGCT GGTGAGATTGAGGTCCGCATTAATGCCACAAATGTATTTGGGGGTTATGCAGATTATGAAGAATATGATTCTGAATATCA aGATGACCTGAATTATGTTGAGATTACTGAGATCCGCTTCTCCCAATCTGTAGAGTACCCATTAACAGCAAAAGACACAACCATCATAGGGGGCACAGTATCATCCAAAAATGGAATAGGATCTGGGAATTTTCTAGTTGGGTACCGTCGCCAGACCTCCGATAAAGGGTGGCTACAG GGGAACATGGGATTTGGTTCTGGAATGACATTTGCACTGCAAGGATATCGTCAGCTGACCAAGCGATG TTATGGTAAATGTTCCACGTTTTTTGGTACAGACGAAACCATGAGGAGACAGACGATGGGCTTATCTTTCC TTATCTCTAACCAGTTTGACAGTCATTTCCGGGGGGAAATGGCTTTAATAGTAGCTGCCAAACCAAGTTTACGAACAACTATCCACTACGATAATGGAAAAAATAGAGCTATCTTTACAGTTCAA GTTGGTAAAAGTAATTATGCCAAAGCTGTCTACAGCAGATCATTTGAAACCCACATCTCAAATATGGATTTTGAAGTTAT AGGAGGCAGTATAGGCTGGTTCTTTGCCTATGGTGTCAGAATGAAGATCTCTGAATTCAGCACTATCCATGCCAAGCTAAAGATTACAAATAATGGTGGAGTTAGTTTAGATATTGG TGCACGAAGAGGTCGACAGTCTTACTTTTTCCCGATCCTGCTATCGGAGCAGGTGCTGCCATCTTCAATATTCTACGGAACGTTCCTCCCTACTGTGGCGTACTTGGCTGTTAAGAAGTTAATCGTAGATCCTTATGTCAAACGGAAAGAATCAGA AGATCTTAAAAAGAAACAGGAAAGAGATTCTGATGAGCtacaacaaaaaaagaaagatgctGAGGCGGCG gTAGAATTGATGCAGAGAACTGTAGAGAAAAGTTTGGAGCAAGAGACAAACAGGAATGGTTTGATTATTCTGAAGGCCTTGTATGGACGATTGGTAACCCAGGATGG TGAATTAGTGGAATCAGAATGCATTGATGTGAAAGTCCCACTACAAGCTCAGGTTACTGACTCCCAACTCATCATCCTGGAATCTAACACCAAG AGTGACTTGCCAGGGTTTTATGACCCTTGTCCAGGACAAGAAAAGAGTCTGTATATTCGCTACAACTTTAGGAATCGACCTCATCAAGTGACGTACGAAGACAAAGACCCCATCCGATTGCCTCTACAGA GGCATGTGATGCAGGATGAAAAAGATGAATCCTTTGCTCACCAATGA
- the LOC128190495 gene encoding translocation protein SEC62-like isoform X1, protein MPRVRPKYELCVGFEEEDVSENEDGGDGGGDEGEEGEFDIQQVWQQMKQEAEDRTRAEEKQTVRAGAIQENNKKAKQRSSFLNWKQKIQENEKPTKEEYAIAKHLRFNCPVKDAKFVPMQNMVKCFYGNQAINTLLDSKWAKSTKSDIQFTDRKSCVYFLERLMVKGLFHRATKIERSKKDKDKLKKKKKDEEIEDDKEKKNKKDTKKIKDKDAKDSDADKPDTSDEKKVDEKEKKKDEPKKEEKKKKEKKLRLNMADEQRFIDAEEIYVWIYDPVPMSTFLIGLLMVLGAALLCVFPLWPDWLRVAVYYVSLVGASFVGFILFLAVVRGCLFCVLWLLTLGKVHLWILPNLTEDVGFFDSFKPLYTYKFITKEDKENEKKKKEEKQKKKKKQEQEANDSESEVNDKNEDQGEGQEEEGGEEEQNGDQEFELVDREDLEEEQEEEDEEEQGEEGEETEEGEGNVTEEEDKKTK, encoded by the exons ATGCCGCGTGTCCGCCCAAAATACGAGTTGTGTGTGGGGTTTGAGGAGGAAGATGTGAGTGAAAACGAGGATGGGGGAGACGGGGGTGGTGACGAGGGGGAGGAGGGGGAGTTTGACATCCAGCAGGTGTGGCAGCAAATGAAGCAGGAGGCGGAGGATCGGACACGGGCCGAGGAGAAGCAGACGGTCAGGGCAGGTGCGATCCAGGAGAACAACAAGAAGGCCAAGCAGCGCAGCTCCTTCCTCAACTGGAAGCAGAAGATCCAG GAAAATGAGAAGCCAACAAAAGAAGAGTATGCAATCGCCAAACACCTGAGATTCAATTGTCCAGTCAAAGATGCCAAGTTCGTTCCCATGCAGAATATGGTCAAATGTTTCTATG GAAATCAAGCCATAAACACTTTGCTGGATTCTAAATGGGCAAAATCTACCAAGAGTGATATCCAATTCACAGACAGAAAATCATGTGTTTATTTTCTAGAAAG GTTGATGGTGAAAGGTCTCTTCCATCGAGCCACAAAAATTGAACGAAGCAAAAAAGACAAAGACAagttaaagaagaaaaagaaagatgaaGAAATAGAAGATGACAAG GAAAAGAAGAACAAAAAAGACACTAAGAAGATCAAGGACAAAGATGCTAAAGATTCTGATGCTGATAAACCAGACACTTCAGATGAGAAAAAG GtagatgaaaaagaaaaaaagaaggatgaaccaaagaaagaagaaaagaagaagaaagaaaagaaactgAGATTGAACATGGCAGATGAACAGCGGTTTATTGATGCAGAAGAG ATATATGTGTGGATTTACGACCCTGTGCCAATGTCTACATTTCTTATAGGGCTCCTTATGG TGCTTGGTGCTGCTTTACTGTGTGTGTTCCCCCTGTGGCCCGACTGGCTGAGAGTGGCCGTTTACTACGTCAGTTTAGTGGGAGCCAGTTTTGTTGGGTTTATTCTATTCTTGGCTGttg TTCGAGGATGCCTGTTTTGTGTTCTGTGGTTACTGACTCTGGGCAAAGTGCATTTATGGATTCTCCCTAATCTAACAGAGGATGTGGGATTCTTTGATTCATTCAAGCCATTATATACATACAAATTCATTACCAAGGaagataaagaaaatgaaaaaaagaagaaagaagaaaagcaaaaaaagaagaagaagcaGGAGCAAGAGGCCAATGACTCGGAGAGTGAGGTCAACGATAAAAACGAGGACCAAGGTGAAGGTCAGGAGGAGGAGGGAGGGGAGGAGGAGCAGAACGGGGATCAGGAGTTTGAATTGGTTGACAGAGAGGACCTAGAGGAGGAGCAAGAAGAGGAAGATGAGGAGGAGCAGGGGGAAGAAGGGGAGGAAACTGAAGAAGGGGAGGGAAATGTGACAGAGGAGGAGGACAAGAAGACAAAGTGA